From the Thermococcus sp. M36 genome, the window GCTTCTTGGACAGTGGCATCGGGCAGTATGGTAATGACGCCCCTTATCATGACCTCCCTGAGCTGGGTCGAGAAGGGCGGTATCTTCTCGCCGACGAGTTCACCGGTCTGAGCCTTGAAGCGCGGCTTTATAAACCTGACTATGAGGTCGTGGAGCGTAACGAGGCCCTCAAGCCTGCCCTCTTCGTTGACGAGGGGAATCCTCGAGATGGCGTGGTCGCGCATCGTCGCTAAGGCTTTGGCAACCGTGTCGTCCGGTCTGAGGGTGATGACGTCCTTCGTCATAAACTCCTCTACCTTTCTCTTTCCGAACTCTTCCTTAGCGATCCTGTCCAAGAGCATTAAATCGCTTATGACTCCGATTATTTCAGCTTTGCTCTCCCCAACCGGGAGGGAGCGCAGGTCAATCTCAATCATAAGTTTGGCGGCCTTGCTTAGATCCTCGTTCGGTTTGATAACTGGAGCGGTCTTATAAACGTCCTTAACCTTGGCTTTGGTTGGGTCCCACTTGAGGTGGGAGTGTATAATAAGGTCCTGGGTCAGAACACCTTTGTACACGTTTCCGTCGAAGACCAGAATAAGGTCGGGGTCTTCCTTCTCAAAGATGCCAATCGCCTCAGAAAGCGGGGCGTTGATGTCTATCTTCTGGAACTTGTCGGTCATAACCTCCTGCACAAGAATACCGACCATTTCTGCCACCTCCTTCATTTTATTATTAGGGCGCCCAATAATTTAAACCTTTGCAATCCCGACCTGATAGGTTTTAGTTAAGTTAGGTTAATAAATTTTTCGCGGAAAGGTTTATAAAACTCGCACGAGAACTCCAAACCGCGCCGGGGTAGCCTAGCCTGGGAAGGCGCGGGACTCGAGATCCCGTGGGCGTCCGCCCACCAGGGTTCAAATCCCTGCCCCGGCGCCAACTGCCGAGCCCGTGAGGGGTTCATTCCCTTCTCATCAATTCTAATAGCCATTCCAGTCTGTCTTGAAGCCATTGAACAGAAAAGAAAAGAGATTCAGGTCGTTACGTACACCCCGTCCTTCTCGACCACAACCGTGTGCTCGAACTGGCTGACAAGGCCTCCCCGTACCTCCCTTAGTATCGGGTAGCTGTATATCGCCCCGATCCTGTCGAGCTGGGCCAGAGCGAGTTTGAGCTGTCCTTCTGGCATAAAACCCTGCAACCAGCGGTAAGCGAAGGGGAGCCCGTTGTATTCCTTCTTTACGTGCATAAGCAGCCTTCTGGCCTGGGGCATTCTTACGGGCCTGTCCCTGATGAACATGAATATCAGCGCGGGCGGAACCTCTACCACCTGGCCCGCCCCGGTAGTCGCGAAGGGTTCTATGGCTATGACATCACCCTCCTTGAGGACGTAGCTGTCGGCGGGTCGGTGTATGTTTGGGATTGAAACGCCCGCGTGAAGTTTGTAGCGGTCGATCTTGTGGCCGCTCAGGTTGACTATCGGGTTGAACCCGTACCCTCTGATCGTTTCCTCTATGACCTTTCCAATCTCGCTTATTCTGACTCCCGCCCGGACGACACTTATGGCGTTCTCCAGGGCCTCTCTTGACGCGGCCATGAGGTCGTCCTCGTCCATCCCAACACGATAGGTGACCGCGGTATCGGCAATGTACCCATCAACATGAACCCCTATGTCCACTTTCAGATAGTCCCCCTCTTTCAGGACGGTTTCATCACCAGAATACGGCGTGTAGTGGGCCGCTATCTCGTTCAGCGAAAGGTTGCACGGAAATGCAGGCTTCCCCCCCAGCTCCACTATCCTTCTTTCAACGAACTCTGCAATATCGTACAGTTTTGTCCCAGGTTTTATCAGGTCCTCCACCTCTCTCTTGACCTGTCTGGCTATCTCCCCTGCCTTGATGA encodes:
- a CDS encoding CBS domain-containing protein — its product is MVGILVQEVMTDKFQKIDINAPLSEAIGIFEKEDPDLILVFDGNVYKGVLTQDLIIHSHLKWDPTKAKVKDVYKTAPVIKPNEDLSKAAKLMIEIDLRSLPVGESKAEIIGVISDLMLLDRIAKEEFGKRKVEEFMTKDVITLRPDDTVAKALATMRDHAISRIPLVNEEGRLEGLVTLHDLIVRFIKPRFKAQTGELVGEKIPPFSTQLREVMIRGVITILPDATVQEAVATMIDNNIDGLIIVDENERVKGILTIKDLLLPISRMVEKEVRFYLQLGGDAALLSDFTRERIINDVKRFVDGYEDLLGQEGIIYLYIRRFNERFRGVHLYQARMRVVTDKGVFVATGETWGAIQAVHDALRIIERQILQKAELEKDTHYYKRFLEKMGLS
- the map gene encoding type II methionyl aminopeptidase — its product is MDEMEALIKAGEIARQVKREVEDLIKPGTKLYDIAEFVERRIVELGGKPAFPCNLSLNEIAAHYTPYSGDETVLKEGDYLKVDIGVHVDGYIADTAVTYRVGMDEDDLMAASREALENAISVVRAGVRISEIGKVIEETIRGYGFNPIVNLSGHKIDRYKLHAGVSIPNIHRPADSYVLKEGDVIAIEPFATTGAGQVVEVPPALIFMFIRDRPVRMPQARRLLMHVKKEYNGLPFAYRWLQGFMPEGQLKLALAQLDRIGAIYSYPILREVRGGLVSQFEHTVVVEKDGVYVTT